ATATCTCCGGGAATCTGATCCTCATTCAGGGAAGATCAATGAAAAAGGTTCTGTTTTCCCTTATAATTCAACCAGTTTGTAATCATTTGTTCCCAGCCCGATCTGGCCGGCATGGTCAAGCTGTATTGTGGGATTCAGATGGGGATAAAACTCAACAAATGGATCATTGCCATTATTTGCTTTTTTTACCAGATCATGCGAAGCCCTGTCAATTGCTACAGGGTCGGTGGATGCCAGGAAACCAATGTCAGGAACCAGCGGTTCATCATTTGCCGGGTCGCAGTCACACCCGGGAGCCACATTGGTGATGACATTAACATACAACATTTTTTCACCAAAATTCTGTTTCACGCCGTAGGCATATTCAGCCATTTTTTTCTGAATATTTTCCGACGAAGCATTCCAGTTGATTTCTATAGCTCCTTCAGGACAGACCCCAATACAACGGGCACATCCGACACAATTCTCTGTAATGTATGCTTTTTTGCCGATTTCAATGGCCTGCTCCTGGCAGTACTCTATACATTGTGCACACGCGGTGCACTTTTCCTGGTTTACGGATGGTCTTGATACGGAATGCATATCCAGCTTGCCTTGTCTGCTGGCACAACCCATTGAAAGATTCTTGATGGCCCCGCCAATACCTGTAAGCTCATGACCTTTGAAATGGCTTACACACATTATTCCGTCTGCATTGATTATATCGGAAGCCAGATGTACTTTATCAGA
The sequence above is drawn from the Bacteroidales bacterium genome and encodes:
- a CDS encoding DUF362 domain-containing protein, whose amino-acid sequence is MAQEVFFSSLKNKTHKSPLHKINKLLKKINVRGTYEEQQLIAVKVHFGELGNTAFLRPVFLRPVIGALKEMNTRPYLTDTNTLYVGMRTNTVDHLYCANWNGFGYSTLQVPTVIADGLRGENSVEVEVNLSLSDKVHLASDIINADGIMCVSHFKGHELTGIGGAIKNLSMGCASRQGKLDMHSVSRPSVNQEKCTACAQCIEYCQEQAIEIGKKAYITENCVGCARCIGVCPEGAIEINWNASSENIQKKMAEYAYGVKQNFGEKMLYVNVITNVAPGCDCDPANDEPLVPDIGFLASTDPVAIDRASHDLVKKANNGNDPFVEFYPHLNPTIQLDHAGQIGLGTNDYKLVEL